The following DNA comes from bacterium.
AGTTTCTGGCAGAATTTTTTCAGCTCTACAAGCGGTGGATTTCTCCGCTGCTGCCAAGGGCCTGCCGGTTTTCACCAACCTGCTCGGAGTATGCCCGGCTCGGGGTGATCAGATACGGCGTGGTGCAG
Coding sequences within:
- the yidD gene encoding membrane protein insertion efficiency factor YidD, translating into MAEFFQLYKRWISPLLPRACRFSPTCSEYARLGVIRYGVVQGSWLAVARLLRCHPWHPGGIDLP